Below is a window of Chloroflexota bacterium DNA.
TCGGCGAGTGGTAGGTGAACAGGTCAGTCTGTCTGGGCTATCCCGCTTTCTCAACAAGTGGCCCTGGTCAGTGGCCGAGGTGACCGAGACGTGGCAGGAGTGGTTATGGCAGCGGATGGTGCCGTTGGTAGTGACTGAGCACGTTCGTCTGAAAGCATTGCGGTCGAAGCGCGCCGGGCGTCCCAAGGCAACTGTAGTGACGGCTAATAGAAGATTGTGGGGAGGGTAGAAAGTGGACCATGGAATTACTGATCCAGGGGGCTGCGGACGGCCAGCCCGCCACGGTTGAGGACGTGGGTATAGATCATGGTGGTCTTGACATCTTTGTGGCCCAGGAGTTCCTGAACGGTGCGAATATCGTAGCCGTTTTCCAGCAGGTG
It encodes the following:
- a CDS encoding transposase, translating into MSQAQATVCLSAESGQYLEAFRDCFSKRQWGYFVIVLLGLIECEERRTMTGFRRVVGEQVSLSGLSRFLNKWPWSVAEVTETWQEWLWQRMVPLVVTEHVRLKALRSKRAGRPKATVVTANRRLWGG